A window of the Helianthus annuus cultivar XRQ/B chromosome 4, HanXRQr2.0-SUNRISE, whole genome shotgun sequence genome harbors these coding sequences:
- the LOC110869540 gene encoding uncharacterized protein LOC110869540, whose amino-acid sequence MAFAPLEKAKLPSNMGKFNGLTDPDDHLRVFTSAGLVGGWTLPLWCHLFVQTQTGPARIWFDNLPNGQIESWKDLREKFLTHFSQQRRSIRDTSDVMNIWRRDDENLEDFITRYNKEVLEIGGVHELICAQFKYAVRCDDMVKVLSGTEGLPKSLEKIMVAAKVYAQTEKNLTTNRPPPPHNRPADLSLTGERRLKKSWRESRPGSRSSEDARTTINKLTAQRENKHENRERQWTPLTKTPAEVLSTEDYQFKPPIPMKNKRGQDPSQYCEYHKDNGHTTNNCISLHTEIEKALKSGKLTHLLQNVRKEIKQITRGEEGPSKRAKT is encoded by the coding sequence ATGGCTTTTGCTCCACTTGAGAAAGCTAAACTACCATCCAACATGGGTAAATTTAATGGGCTGACAGACCCCGATGACCACCTAAGAGTATTTACCAGCGCAGGTCTGGTTGGGGGTTGGACCCTCCCGCTATGGTGTCATCTGTTCGTTCAGACCCAGACCGGTCCAGCGCGAATTTGGTTTGATAACTTACCAAACGGGCAGATCGAATCTTGGAAGGACCTGCGTGAAAAGTTTTTGACACACTTTAGCCAGCAACGGCGTTCCATTCGCGATACATCTGACGTCATGAACATTTGGCGCCGTGATGACGAGAATTTGGAGGATTTCATCACCAGATACAATAAAGAGGTGTTGGAGATTGGCGGAGTTCATGAGCTAATCTGCGCGCAATTCAAGTACGCGGTTAGATGTGACGACATGGTTAAGGTCTTATCTGGAACAGAGGGCCTTCCAAAAAGTTTGGAGAAGATAATGGTGGCGGCCAAGGTTTACGCGCAAACTGAGAAAAATCTTACTACAAacaggccaccaccaccacacaatAGGCCCGCGGACTTAAGCTTAACCGGCGAAAGGAGATTAAAGAAATCATGGCGTGAGTCTAGACCAGGAAGTCGTTCGTCTGAAGATGCCCGCACAACAATCAACAAACTCACCGCGCAGAGGGAGAACAAACATGAAAATAGGGAGAGGCAATGGACTCCCCTAACAAAGACCCCGGCGGAGGTCTTAAGTACTGAAGACTATCAATTCAAACCTCCGATCCCAATGAAAAATAAGCGTGGACAAGACCCGTCACAATACTGCGAATATCACAAAGATAACGGGCATACCACTAACAACTGCATCTCTCTACACACAGAAATAGAGAAAGCCCTCAAGAGCGGCAAACTCACACATTTACTCCAAAATGTGCGCAAAGAGATTAAGCAGATAACCCGGGGTGAGGAGGGCCCAAGCAAACGGGCGAAAACCTAA